A part of Lacibacter sp. H407 genomic DNA contains:
- a CDS encoding VOC family protein, with protein MHIEHIAIWVKDIEAMKAFFCKYFHATANDQYLNNTKQFRSYFLSFDGGPRLELMQMPSVPDSKDDVYDQFTGLIHFAISLGSKEKVDEMTAQFRNDGFEVLDGPRTTGDGYYESVILDPEKNRIELTV; from the coding sequence ATGCACATTGAGCACATTGCAATTTGGGTGAAAGATATCGAAGCAATGAAAGCATTCTTTTGCAAGTACTTTCATGCAACTGCAAATGATCAATACCTCAACAACACAAAACAATTTCGATCGTATTTTCTTTCGTTCGATGGTGGTCCACGATTGGAGTTGATGCAGATGCCTTCTGTTCCTGATTCGAAAGATGATGTGTATGATCAGTTTACCGGGTTGATTCATTTTGCTATATCGCTGGGGAGCAAAGAAAAAGTAGACGAGATGACAGCACAATTTCGAAACGATGGATTTGAAGTGTTGGATGGCCCGAGAACTACGGGCGATGGATATTACGAAAGTGTAATTCTTGATCCGGAGAAAAACAGGATTGAATTGACGGTTTGA
- a CDS encoding ABC transporter ATP-binding protein, with translation MLSCKQITKRYGSLEVLKGVDLQIEKGEIVSLVGSSGAGKSTLLHILGTLDEADGGQVWLNNVQMNQLKGNQLASFRNKHIGFVFQFHHLLPEFTALENVCIPGWLGNRKKKEVEERAKELLKMLGLESRVENKPSELSGGEQQRVAVARALINNPDIIMADEPTGNLDSTHARELHQLFFDLRKQFNQTFLIVTHNEELAAQCDRTVHMKDGRIVVGATN, from the coding sequence ATGCTAAGTTGTAAACAGATCACCAAACGTTATGGCAGCCTGGAAGTGTTGAAGGGCGTGGATTTGCAGATTGAAAAAGGCGAAATTGTGAGTCTTGTAGGCAGCAGCGGCGCCGGCAAAAGCACTTTGCTGCACATCCTCGGCACATTGGATGAAGCGGATGGGGGACAGGTTTGGCTGAATAATGTGCAAATGAACCAGTTGAAAGGAAATCAACTGGCATCGTTCCGAAACAAACATATTGGCTTTGTTTTCCAGTTTCATCATTTATTGCCGGAGTTTACAGCTTTGGAAAATGTTTGTATTCCCGGATGGCTGGGCAACCGCAAAAAGAAAGAAGTGGAAGAACGGGCAAAAGAATTGTTGAAAATGCTGGGCCTTGAAAGCCGCGTGGAAAACAAACCCTCGGAACTTTCGGGCGGAGAGCAGCAACGGGTGGCAGTAGCACGTGCTTTGATCAACAACCCTGACATTATCATGGCCGATGAGCCAACCGGCAATTTAGACAGTACGCATGCCCGTGAGTTACACCAACTGTTTTTTGATTTGCGTAAACAATTCAATCAAACGTTTTTAATTGTAACGCATAACGAAGAGTTAGCTGCTCAGTGCGACAGAACTGTGCATATGAAAGATGGGAGAATAGTTGTTGGAGCTACGAATTAA
- a CDS encoding DUF2795 domain-containing protein — protein sequence MFWTLELASYLEDAPWPATKDELIDYSIRSGAPIEVVENLQELDDEGEIYESIDDIWPDYPSQEDFFFNEDEY from the coding sequence ATGTTCTGGACACTTGAATTAGCCTCGTACCTCGAAGATGCTCCCTGGCCTGCTACCAAGGACGAACTGATCGATTATTCTATTCGCAGTGGTGCTCCCATTGAAGTAGTGGAGAATTTACAGGAACTGGACGACGAGGGCGAAATTTATGAAAGCATTGATGACATCTGGCCGGATTACCCGAGCCAGGAAGATTTCTTTTTTAATGAAGATGAGTATTAA
- a CDS encoding enoyl-ACP reductase FabI, with protein sequence MSHQLLKGKKGIIFGALDEKSIAWKTALKCYEEGAQIVLTNAPVALRMGEINKLAEACGNAPVIGADVTNMDDLKNLFEKSMEHFGGKVDFVLHSIGMSLNVRKGKHYTELNYEWNTKTLDISAMSLHRVLRTAWDLDAINEWGSVVALTYIAAQRVFPDYNEMADAKSLLESVTRSFGYHYAVKKKVRVNTISQSPTRTTAGSGVKGFDGFINYAEKMSPLGNASSEDCANYVAVMFSDLTRMVTMQNLFHDGGFSFTGVTAEVIEQMEK encoded by the coding sequence ATGAGTCATCAATTACTGAAAGGAAAAAAGGGCATCATCTTCGGTGCATTAGATGAAAAATCAATTGCCTGGAAAACGGCGTTGAAATGTTATGAAGAAGGAGCACAGATCGTATTGACCAATGCGCCGGTTGCCTTGCGTATGGGCGAGATCAATAAGCTGGCTGAAGCTTGTGGTAACGCTCCCGTTATTGGTGCCGATGTAACCAATATGGATGATCTGAAAAATCTGTTTGAAAAATCAATGGAGCATTTTGGTGGAAAGGTTGATTTTGTGCTGCATTCAATTGGTATGAGCCTGAATGTGCGGAAAGGCAAACATTATACTGAACTCAATTACGAGTGGAATACCAAAACTCTTGATATTTCTGCGATGAGTTTGCACCGTGTATTACGCACCGCCTGGGATCTCGATGCGATCAATGAATGGGGTAGCGTAGTAGCACTCACTTATATTGCTGCACAACGTGTATTCCCCGATTACAATGAAATGGCGGATGCAAAATCATTACTGGAAAGTGTAACACGCAGCTTCGGTTATCATTATGCAGTAAAAAAGAAAGTACGTGTAAACACTATTTCACAATCACCAACACGTACAACAGCCGGCAGTGGTGTAAAAGGATTTGATGGCTTTATTAATTATGCAGAAAAGATGAGTCCGTTGGGAAATGCCAGCAGTGAAGATTGTGCAAATTATGTGGCAGTGATGTTCAGCGATCTTACCCGGATGGTAACCATGCAAAATCTTTTCCACGATGGAGGATTCAGCTTTACCGGTGTAACGGCTGAAGTGATTGAGCAGATGGAAAAGTAA
- a CDS encoding SemiSWEET family sugar transporter, with product MTPFWVEVVGLFGSFLSSITFVPQVYKAWRSKSVGDLSIYTILIVSSSTLVWLVYGFFNEPLLLPVVLCNGFIFLLSLVLLYFKISFKK from the coding sequence ATGACACCATTTTGGGTAGAGGTTGTTGGTCTTTTTGGATCGTTTCTAAGCAGTATTACGTTTGTGCCGCAAGTGTACAAAGCATGGCGAAGCAAAAGTGTAGGCGACCTCAGTATTTACACCATTCTGATTGTTTCGAGCAGTACATTGGTTTGGTTGGTCTACGGTTTTTTCAATGAACCATTGCTGCTGCCTGTAGTATTGTGCAATGGGTTCATCTTTTTATTATCACTTGTACTTTTATATTTTAAGATCTCGTTTAAAAAGTAA
- a CDS encoding cob(I)yrinic acid a,c-diamide adenosyltransferase yields MASKIYTKTGDLGKTSLIGGTKVPKSHIRIETYGTVDELNSYIGLVTDHVSDIHTKAVLKEIQDRLFTIGSSLACDPEKEPKMKIPDLKEKDVALLEKEMDKMNDAIPPMKFFVLPGGHVSVSTMHVARCVCRRCERLCVHMQQEEMFVEPLVIKYINRLSDYLFVLARYTGHQLGVEEIPWKPRV; encoded by the coding sequence ATGGCATCAAAAATATATACCAAAACAGGTGACCTTGGCAAAACAAGTTTAATTGGCGGAACCAAAGTGCCCAAAAGTCATATACGTATTGAAACCTATGGCACTGTTGACGAGTTGAATTCTTACATTGGTCTTGTTACCGATCATGTAAGCGACATTCATACAAAAGCTGTTTTGAAGGAAATACAAGATCGTTTGTTTACCATTGGTTCGTCTCTTGCATGTGATCCGGAGAAAGAACCGAAGATGAAAATTCCTGATCTCAAAGAAAAAGATGTGGCCTTGCTTGAAAAGGAAATGGATAAAATGAATGACGCTATTCCGCCTATGAAATTCTTTGTTTTACCGGGCGGACATGTTTCTGTAAGTACAATGCACGTAGCCCGTTGTGTATGCCGCCGCTGCGAACGTTTATGCGTACACATGCAACAGGAAGAAATGTTTGTTGAACCGCTTGTGATCAAATACATTAATCGCCTTAGTGATTATTTATTTGTACTTGCCCGTTATACCGGTCATCAATTGGGTGTAGAAGAAATCCCGTGGAAGCCGAGAGTTTGA